The window TCACTAAGGCAATCACTGCTCCTATGGGTCAATGTCAACGAGACTGATTGTGATGACTCTTTCTCTTGAGTAGGTAACTTTCAATGTCAATGTTCTTGGGACAATATCGCTTACCCGACTACTTGCACCTTATATGCTGAGGCGAGGGAAAGGCCGTTTTGTTGTGGTATGTGGAAAATTGTTTTGTTATTGGGTGATGCTTATGTCTAACTTCTCTGCCAGACCCATTCACAGTGCAAAAGAAATATGTTGGCCAAGTTTCCAGTGACTATTTGTGCAACAACTTTTTAGTACTGCTTGTGATGCAGCACAATGATTCTTTTTGTTCAATGTAAATCTACTGTTCAATCCAAAAGATTTTCTGAAATGTCCATGCCGGAAAGCTTACTACCCAAAATATGATTTATATGTATCTCCTGTACATAAAGAATTAGGCATATCCCTCATTCTGTCTTAATTGTTTATGTTTGTTTGCTTGTTTTTTGCTTTTTTTTCCTTCTCATTACTCTTTTAATTATATGCAGATGAGCAGTGCTGCAGGGAAAACACCTGCACCAGGTCAGGCCGTATACTCTGCCTCTAAACATGCCTTAAATGGGTACTTTCACACCTTGCGTTCTGAGGTAAGAATTATAATTTATTTCCATACTCAAGTAAAAAAGGAATATGTATAAGTTTGTTGTCGCAATCTGCTGTTTTCCATTACTCACTAATCAAATTTTTCATGATATGAGAATTGATTATAAAAATTTAAGATCCTAAGAGTAATTGCATGTTAGTGAAGTAGGTAAAATATCAAGATAAGATAATTGTTATTACAACTATAATTTCTGCTTCCCTAACGTTGTTAGTTTATCTTATGTAATGCAGCTCTATCAGAAAGGAATTGGGGTGACCATTGTCTGTCCTGGTCCTATACAAACATCAAATGGTACAGGAGCAGCAAGCTCAGAAAATAAAGCTTCTTCTGAGGTTAGTTCCTTACAGTGATGTTGTGTGCATGTATTTACAAATCAAACTTGTTCCGTGCAATTATGCACATAAATTTCTTCTTTTTTATAACTTTAGGTGGTATCTGTACTGTGTAGTTTAGTCTGGCCGTGCTTGTTATCTCTAGGGCGTTCCATTTCTAAATTCTTTATTGTTTTTGTTCAGGATAGTTGAGCAGTCAAAAGAGCTTTAATCTCTTTGAAACATATTTTGTTTGTTTTATGTTCATTTCTTGTCATCCTTTTGTTTTGACAGAAGCGTGTTTCATCAGAAAGGTGTGCAGAGTTGACAATAATTGCTGCCACCCATGGTCTAAAGGAAGTTTGGATATCATACCAGGTATTATTATTGGTATATTGTCTAGCCACTGAAGAAACAATTGGTGATGAAAAGTATTACATCCTAGGATATCTTACTGTTCTGCATATCCATTTCTCATTATGACTGTGACATAGTATCTTTGAACAAAAAGAATTTGCGATACCATATGTTGAAATCAGCAGTTAGCCTTGTCAAACATGTCATGCGGTAAACATAATGTGCCATAATATGTAATAAAATGACAATGATCAATTATCAAGTTACTTTTCAAATTAGCTGTCATAGTGGATTCTACTCAATGATCGTCCGTAAGGTGGTTCAATCCAATGAATATTGATGTGCCAGGAGTTGCAACTTGCTACCATCTTTGACGTCTCATTAAAGAAAGTGACATAGTTTTAGATATATTAGGGGCAGGAGGATCAGAAAACTTCTGCCTTTAGATCAGTTATGTTTTAATTGTGTTAAAAGATACTTTCAACTGTGGATTTATCTGGGGTCGGTAATTTGCCCTTTGATTTACCGACTAGTAATTTCTAGGGAAAAGATGCTAGTAATGCATCTTGTCCTGCATTACAATTTACTGTCACATCTTCTCCTAATCATGCTTGTATCTTCTGTTTTCTATGGTAGCCTGTACTGGCTGTAATGTACTTGGTGCAGTACATGCCAACCATTGGTTATTGGCTTATGGACAAGGTATTTTCTCGACCCAATATTAAAGTTGTCCGCTTCCCAAGTTTTTGAATACTTTAGAGTTTGTTAGCTGCTTTCCTTGATTAATATACTTCTCTCATTCACTTCTTCCAAACTGCCAAAACTGATCTGGAGTTGTTGGTTACTAGATTGGTGGAAATCGAGTTGAGGCTGCTGCAAGGAAGGGAAACACTTACTCATTAAGCTTACTATTCGGGAGAAAGAAGGCATCATGAATTAGTAAAATGCAGCTCCATCGGATAGTAAGATCAGTGGTTGGGTGCCACCTATTCTTAGATACTAAACAACCAAGGTTCCACAAATAACCCTGGGTGTAATATTGACTCGAATATAAAATATAAATGTAGTTTGATGTTGTAGTATGGCATTCATTAGTGTATGCTTTTCAATTTGGTGTTTCTGTTAGATGTGATGAGTGAAATTATCTTATGAGAAAGTGAACAGTTCAGGTTGCACTCTTCTGGTCACTAAACTTAGCACCAAAAACTTTTGGCCAAGGAGAGCTTTCATGTCCCAATTTGCAAAAACATGTGATGAGGCTGTGGTCTGTATTCTAGATTTCTACCTACCGCATAACCCGTGTTATAGTGTAAACTGCAAATATAAAAGAAAATCAAGTACGCCGAACACAATGCATAATGGAGCCAATAAATGTGAAACCATTGATTGATTAGGACAGCGCAGTACTACATTTACTCTATACAGTACCGCTGCATTTACATGACACCCATCAGCAGATAACACATAATATGGCATTGCCAAAGAGAGTTACAATTCCGCCAGAGCAGCATACTGATATAAATCACCATGTACACGACCATGTCTTGCATGAGTTGCATCCTTTCACGCTTCATAGTTCATTACTCTCTTTCAAGGACCTCAAGACTTCTTTGCATGCTAATTTTTTGGCCGTCTTTTTATCGGAAGCTGTTGATGAATGTCTATATGTAACCCCATTAGCTTCAACCTCTATCGTAACGGTAGCTGCATCATTTTGGAAAGATTTCAATGGTTTCTTCATATCATAGTGCATTTTCGAACAATACTCATTCAGCTCTCTTGCAGGATGGAGCGTCATTGTTTCTGGAGTAATCAAGGGCTCTAAGAGAGGACGTATACTCTCAAAGACAATATCCTTATTGTATCCTGAATCAACATAAATTGCCCCTCCTAGAGACTCGACAATATCTCCCAGTACCTGTTACAAATGAAGAAAAAGTTCTGAGAACCCCTTCACCAGTGAGATTAATTGTTGGACATTCTTCAATTTGGATCAATGTGATAACTATTTTAAGACCATTAGCTATTTAATTATGGTACAGAGAAACATATATGAAAAAATGATAACCAGTAATGACTAACCTTGGGGAATGATGTCTCAGATTCCCATCCAAAAGTAGATTCTGTAGATAATGTCTGAAAATTAGAAATTGTCTGAACTATATCCTTGTGGAGCTTCTGTGAAGCATGGAGAATGTGCTTGTGCAATCCAGCCTTCACAGCAGATCGGGCATAACAGTCATTGTTCACCGAAGCAGACCTCATGTCAGTTAAAACTCCTGGGGACATCCCAGGATATTTGTCGTACAAATAAACAGTGATCAAGTAATCTAACACTGCATCACCAAGAAATTCTAACCGCTGCACAACAAATAATATAGTGATGAATAGATGGTACAGCTTGAATAAACTTCAACTGAATACAGTGGTTATTGAATTTCCACGCAGCTGAAAGAGAAAGGGAAGGAGGTAAAGCGGAAGAGGGAGTGTAAGTAACTACAAACAAGATTGAACAACCGCCTTTTAACTGCTTGCATACAAATAATGGGATTGACCTATTAATTACACACGGCTGATGTGCATGGAATAAGTTTAAATCAGTCGATGTACCTGATAACATCCTGGGATCTCAGGAAGCATGTAAGAACCATGAGTTAGTGCTTCCACTAGAAGAGAAGGATCATGAAATGAGTAGTTCAGTAG of the Fragaria vesca subsp. vesca linkage group LG6, FraVesHawaii_1.0, whole genome shotgun sequence genome contains:
- the LOC101298034 gene encoding dehydrogenase/reductase SDR family member 7-like, giving the protein MGMVVLLFLVSLLLLLLFAFIKFVTADGDFTLMSKRHVNREEIEDKVVWITGASRGIGEVLAKQLANLGAKLIISARNEAELERVKKQLTGKHAPDGVKVLPLDLASGEDCLKDAVEEAESFFPNAGVDYMIHNAAFERPKTTALDVTEESLKVTFNVNVLGTISLTRLLAPYMLRRGKGRFVVMSSAAGKTPAPGQAVYSASKHALNGYFHTLRSELYQKGIGVTIVCPGPIQTSNGTGAASSENKASSEKRVSSERCAELTIIAATHGLKEVWISYQPVLAVMYLVQYMPTIGYWLMDKIGGNRVEAAARKGNTYSLSLLFGRKKAS